The following proteins come from a genomic window of Chryseobacterium glaciei:
- a CDS encoding alpha/beta fold hydrolase, which yields MKTELNYINLSYQTNSKKEYNIPLSYQLFGKDLFSAPIILVNHALTGNSDVSGEKGWWKKLIGENQVIDTNKYTVLCFNIPGNGYDHFLIDEYEDFTPSDIANIFLKGLEKLNIKNLYAIIGGSLGGGIGWEMLVKNPQLAEIFIPIACDYKTHDWLHAQCLVQKFLLNGNDKPLQKARIHAMLCYRTPQSLNDRFQNKYNQEKHLLESEDWLFYHGNSLNERFSLKSYKLMNHLLMNINAEETQLEKIEARMHMISVDTDLFFPASEIRMCFEKLKEKKENVFYHEIKSIHGHDAFLMEYEQLNNIIKNIL from the coding sequence TTGAAAACAGAACTAAACTATATTAATCTTTCGTATCAGACAAATTCCAAAAAGGAATATAATATCCCGTTGAGCTACCAGCTTTTCGGGAAAGACCTGTTTTCAGCACCTATCATTTTAGTTAATCATGCCTTAACCGGAAATTCAGATGTTTCCGGAGAAAAAGGGTGGTGGAAAAAGCTGATTGGTGAAAATCAGGTTATTGATACAAATAAATACACAGTTCTGTGTTTCAACATTCCCGGAAACGGCTATGATCATTTTTTAATTGATGAATATGAAGATTTCACGCCTTCAGATATTGCGAATATCTTTTTAAAAGGCCTTGAAAAGCTTAATATAAAAAACTTGTACGCCATTATTGGAGGTTCTCTTGGAGGTGGAATCGGCTGGGAAATGTTGGTGAAAAACCCACAGCTTGCCGAAATTTTCATTCCTATTGCCTGCGATTACAAAACTCATGATTGGCTTCATGCACAATGCTTGGTTCAGAAATTTTTATTAAATGGAAATGATAAACCACTGCAAAAAGCCAGAATTCATGCGATGTTGTGTTATAGAACACCTCAATCTTTAAACGATAGATTTCAAAACAAATACAATCAGGAAAAACACCTTTTAGAATCGGAAGATTGGCTTTTTTATCACGGAAATTCATTAAACGAAAGGTTTAGTTTAAAATCTTATAAGCTAATGAATCATTTATTAATGAACATTAACGCAGAAGAAACTCAACTGGAAAAAATCGAGGCGCGAATGCACATGATCTCCGTTGATACAGACTTATTCTTTCCTGCTTCTGAAATCCGAATGTGCTTTGAAAAGCTTAAAGAAAAAAAGGAAAATGTTTTCTATCACGAGATCAAATCAATTCATGGGCACGACGCCTTCTTAATGGAATACGAACAATTAAATAACATCATTAAAAATATTTTATAG
- a CDS encoding MGH1-like glycoside hydrolase domain-containing protein — MSVEKQRLQDKDWKNWGPYVSNRQWGNVREDYSPDGNAWGSTSHDKAESYAYRWAEEGIAGISDPKQLLCFALSFWNKKDKMVKERFFGLSNHQGNHGEDIKELFYYLDNTPTHSYMKMVYKYPINEFPYNQIIAENGRRSKKEPEYELFDTGIFDNDEYFDIFIEYCKADHNDILVRVTVANRSQKEAPILVAPTVWFRNNWKWGYNIYKGQLNASSESCIDINHDSISIKKFYSRKNNSNSVFCENETNSPKLYGTLYSGNTYFKDGINDHIIYGSNTVNPEKRGTKASFLIDEMIGAGESKIFDFRLSPNETDEPFNHFDEIFNARISEADEYYHEIQHDVNSEDEKNVQRQAFAGLLWNKQFYHYNVGKWLKGDPNFEAPRDFNNYVRNTEWNHMHNKDIISMPDKWEYPWYATWDLAFHCVPFAIIDAEFAKNQLLLLTKEWYMHPNGQLPAYEWNLSDVNPPVHAWSCFRVFKIDEKTNGKPDLLFLEKVFQKLLLNFTWWVNRKDKSGNNIFGGGFLGLDNIGAFDRNMELKDGQHLEQADGTSWMAMYALNMMRMAMELAQYYQVYEDMAIKFFEHYLYIAEAMENMGDGKEGLWNEEDGFFYDVLQLGNGESVSLRLRSIVGLIPLFAVEVIDHHLLDKMPNFTTRMEWILKNKPELTKLVSHWEEEGHGRKHLMSILRKNRLSKVLTRMLDEKEFLSSYGIRAMSKVYEENPFVFSVHGRENMVYYTPAESDSRMFGGNSNWRGPIWFPINFLIVESLQRFHFYYGNSLKVELPTGSGDKRNLDEVAQNISGRLCSIFLKDENGERAFNGGNAKFNYDINFKDYITFFEYFHGDNGRGVGASHQTGWTATVAKLMKPRMTI, encoded by the coding sequence ATGAGTGTTGAAAAACAAAGACTACAAGATAAAGACTGGAAAAACTGGGGGCCTTATGTAAGCAACCGACAATGGGGAAATGTGCGTGAAGACTACAGTCCGGACGGTAACGCGTGGGGATCTACAAGTCATGATAAAGCCGAAAGTTATGCTTACAGATGGGCCGAAGAAGGCATCGCCGGAATCTCTGATCCGAAGCAGCTTTTATGTTTTGCCCTTTCTTTCTGGAACAAAAAAGATAAAATGGTAAAAGAGCGATTTTTCGGGTTGAGCAATCATCAGGGAAATCATGGCGAAGACATCAAAGAACTCTTTTATTACTTAGATAACACGCCTACTCATAGCTATATGAAGATGGTGTACAAATATCCAATTAACGAATTTCCTTACAACCAAATTATTGCCGAGAATGGAAGACGAAGCAAAAAAGAACCGGAATACGAGCTTTTTGATACTGGAATTTTTGATAATGACGAGTATTTCGATATTTTCATTGAATACTGTAAAGCTGACCACAATGATATTTTAGTAAGGGTAACAGTAGCCAACAGAAGCCAAAAAGAGGCTCCGATATTGGTTGCTCCGACTGTTTGGTTCAGAAATAACTGGAAATGGGGTTACAATATCTACAAAGGTCAATTGAATGCTTCCTCGGAAAGCTGTATCGATATTAACCACGACAGTATTTCGATTAAAAAATTCTATTCGAGAAAGAATAATTCAAATAGCGTTTTTTGTGAAAATGAAACAAATTCTCCCAAATTATACGGAACACTTTATTCCGGAAATACCTATTTTAAAGACGGAATTAATGATCATATCATTTATGGAAGTAATACTGTAAATCCAGAAAAAAGAGGAACAAAAGCTTCTTTTTTAATTGATGAAATGATTGGAGCAGGAGAATCAAAAATTTTTGATTTCCGACTTTCTCCGAATGAAACTGATGAACCATTTAATCATTTTGATGAAATTTTTAATGCAAGAATTTCAGAAGCTGATGAATATTATCATGAAATTCAACATGATGTAAACAGTGAAGATGAAAAAAATGTGCAGAGACAAGCCTTCGCAGGGTTACTTTGGAACAAACAGTTTTATCATTACAATGTTGGAAAATGGTTAAAAGGTGATCCCAATTTTGAAGCTCCGAGAGATTTCAACAATTATGTAAGAAACACGGAGTGGAATCACATGCACAACAAAGACATTATTTCCATGCCCGATAAGTGGGAATATCCTTGGTATGCAACTTGGGATCTGGCTTTTCACTGTGTTCCTTTTGCTATAATTGATGCTGAATTTGCCAAAAACCAACTTCTTTTATTAACCAAAGAATGGTATATGCACCCAAACGGGCAACTTCCTGCATATGAATGGAATTTGAGTGATGTAAATCCGCCTGTTCATGCATGGTCGTGTTTCAGGGTTTTTAAAATCGATGAGAAAACAAATGGAAAACCTGATCTTTTATTTTTAGAAAAAGTTTTTCAAAAACTGCTTCTTAATTTCACCTGGTGGGTGAATAGAAAAGATAAAAGCGGGAATAATATTTTCGGTGGAGGATTCTTAGGACTTGATAACATCGGTGCTTTTGATCGAAATATGGAGTTGAAAGACGGTCAACACCTCGAACAAGCCGACGGAACAAGTTGGATGGCAATGTATGCTCTGAACATGATGAGAATGGCGATGGAATTGGCTCAATATTATCAAGTTTATGAAGATATGGCCATCAAATTCTTTGAACATTATCTTTACATCGCTGAAGCCATGGAAAATATGGGAGACGGCAAAGAAGGATTGTGGAACGAAGAAGACGGATTTTTCTATGATGTTTTACAATTAGGAAACGGCGAAAGTGTTTCTTTACGTCTGAGAAGTATTGTTGGATTAATTCCATTATTTGCGGTAGAGGTTATTGATCATCATTTATTGGATAAAATGCCCAATTTCACCACAAGAATGGAATGGATTTTAAAAAATAAACCTGAACTAACCAAATTAGTTTCCCATTGGGAAGAGGAAGGACACGGAAGAAAGCATTTGATGAGTATTCTGCGTAAAAACAGACTCTCAAAAGTATTGACAAGAATGCTTGATGAAAAGGAGTTTTTAAGTTCTTACGGAATCCGAGCGATGTCTAAAGTATATGAAGAAAATCCTTTTGTATTTTCAGTTCATGGAAGAGAAAATATGGTGTATTATACTCCCGCAGAAAGCGACAGCAGAATGTTTGGAGGAAACAGTAACTGGAGAGGTCCGATTTGGTTTCCTATCAACTTTTTGATTGTTGAAAGTTTACAGCGTTTTCATTTTTATTATGGAAATAGCTTAAAAGTTGAATTACCAACCGGAAGTGGAGACAAAAGAAATCTTGATGAAGTTGCTCAAAATATCAGCGGAAGATTGTGTTCTATTTTCCTAAAAGATGAAAACGGAGAACGAGCTTTTAACGGCGGAAATGCTAAGTTTAATTACGACATCAACTTTAAAGATTACATTACTTTCTTTGAATATTTCCATGGAGATAATGGTCGTGGAGTCGGTGCATCGCATCAAACAGGATGGACGGCCACCGTTGCAAAATTGATGAAACCTAGAATGACAATATAA
- a CDS encoding DUF7619 domain-containing protein: protein MKTKLFLLLSFSMFMLGLKAQNVSIPDVNFKARLLSSSASNTVAKDLSGNYFKIDANGDGQIQQSEANQVMVLDVNNSSIASLDGINGFINIETLDCNHNNLGKLWVSNNSNLKWINASYNPLNYFSGNGGLSVADNIGYLNLQSTMLSALDVSYKSKLAYLNLKNNTNIIELKANNSNLSALLLNGCTNLRSLDCSYNQLTSLDLQNLNITSEIEYQYGGGYFIFPRGGVNCSHNNISDLNITNLSTNFLNCSYNNLTNLDTTQLTLVRIPNIMLYLLTLPLTVYLDCSHNQITSITTHDNFVLQKFDCSYNNLTSLNINKIIAVEFNCSNNQISTVNISDTCQINNLNLSNNQLTTFVSPVLPKIDDDLLVSPASAQSIDCSNNLLTLLDITKTKADVVNANDNNIINVFAKNGVWNELLGLANNPNINYICADDFSINPYDPNDNYNEVNYIKDQLASENMFPNINSYCSFTPGGNYNTIKGVVRFDENNNGCDTTDEVFEHLKIKIDNGTSTGETFVTANGTYNFFTKEGDFTLTAEPENPSLYTVTPSIFTVNFADNNNISTQNICVTKNGNVKDLEVVFAPVTDARPGFDAVYKVIWRNKGNTTLSGSVTVNFNNSKINFLSSSLPSSVSGNQVTFNFTNLKPYQNTASEITFNVNPPTHPTNPVNIGDILNFSANITPLSGDANQDDNQFVYKQTVVGSYDPNDITCLEGNTIPLAMVGKYLHYIVNFENTGTAPATNIVVEMEINPDDFDISSLQLQNTSHNSYTKITGNKVEFMMKDINLAASAHGNIALKIKSKNNLVSGDSVNNKANIYFDYNFPVETNEAVTNIEASTSLSAVDSSKDKTSVNVYPNPTKGDVNINADSKINSIEIYDAQGRIIQKQIGVNSQSTKVSIHSNTSGMYIFKIITEKETITKKIIKN from the coding sequence ATGAAAACAAAATTATTTCTTTTGCTTTCTTTCTCAATGTTCATGTTGGGATTAAAAGCTCAAAATGTCAGCATTCCTGATGTAAATTTTAAAGCAAGGCTTCTATCTTCTTCGGCAAGTAATACTGTTGCTAAGGATTTAAGTGGAAATTATTTTAAAATTGACGCTAACGGTGATGGACAAATACAGCAGAGTGAGGCGAACCAAGTTATGGTTTTAGATGTAAATAATTCGAGTATAGCTTCATTAGACGGGATAAATGGTTTCATCAATATTGAAACTTTAGACTGTAACCATAACAATCTTGGCAAACTATGGGTAAGTAACAATTCGAACTTAAAATGGATCAATGCCTCTTATAATCCTCTTAATTATTTTTCAGGAAACGGAGGTCTTTCTGTGGCAGATAATATTGGATATTTGAATTTACAATCAACCATGCTAAGCGCTCTTGACGTAAGCTATAAAAGTAAATTAGCATATTTGAATTTAAAAAACAATACTAATATTATTGAATTAAAAGCGAATAATTCAAATTTATCTGCTTTACTCTTAAATGGATGTACAAATCTTCGTTCATTAGATTGTAGTTACAATCAGCTAACTTCATTAGACCTACAAAACCTTAACATTACATCTGAAATTGAATATCAGTATGGTGGAGGATATTTTATATTTCCTCGAGGAGGTGTAAACTGTAGTCATAATAATATCTCAGATCTAAACATTACAAATTTATCCACAAATTTTTTAAACTGCAGCTACAACAACCTTACAAATCTAGATACAACCCAACTAACTCTTGTAAGAATTCCTAATATAATGCTGTATTTACTAACTTTACCATTAACTGTTTATTTAGATTGCAGCCATAATCAAATAACTTCAATTACAACTCATGATAATTTTGTTCTTCAAAAATTTGACTGTAGCTACAATAATTTAACTTCATTAAATATTAATAAAATTATAGCTGTTGAATTTAACTGTAGTAATAACCAAATTTCTACGGTAAATATTAGTGATACTTGTCAAATAAATAATTTAAATCTAAGCAATAATCAACTTACAACATTTGTAAGCCCAGTATTACCAAAAATAGACGATGATCTTTTGGTAAGTCCCGCATCAGCGCAATCAATAGACTGTAGTAATAATCTATTAACATTGCTAGACATCACGAAGACAAAGGCCGATGTTGTAAATGCAAATGATAATAATATCATCAATGTATTTGCAAAAAACGGAGTATGGAATGAGCTTCTAGGTCTTGCAAACAATCCTAATATAAATTATATATGTGCTGATGATTTTTCAATCAATCCATATGATCCTAATGATAATTATAATGAAGTAAATTATATAAAAGATCAATTGGCTTCTGAAAATATGTTTCCAAATATTAATTCTTATTGTTCTTTCACACCTGGCGGAAATTATAATACCATTAAAGGAGTCGTAAGATTTGATGAAAATAACAATGGTTGTGACACTACTGATGAGGTTTTTGAACATTTAAAGATAAAAATTGATAACGGAACAAGTACTGGAGAAACTTTTGTTACCGCCAACGGGACTTATAATTTCTTTACAAAAGAAGGTGACTTTACTCTAACTGCAGAACCTGAAAATCCATCTTTGTACACTGTAACTCCATCTATTTTCACCGTAAATTTTGCAGATAACAACAATATTTCAACTCAAAACATCTGTGTTACCAAAAATGGAAATGTAAAAGATCTGGAAGTTGTCTTTGCTCCTGTTACTGATGCAAGACCTGGTTTTGATGCCGTTTACAAAGTGATCTGGAGAAATAAAGGAAATACTACGCTTTCCGGAAGCGTAACAGTTAATTTTAATAATTCGAAAATAAACTTCCTGTCTTCTTCATTACCTTCTTCAGTTTCAGGAAATCAGGTGACATTTAATTTTACAAATTTAAAACCTTATCAGAATACGGCTTCTGAAATTACATTTAATGTAAACCCTCCAACTCACCCTACAAATCCTGTGAATATTGGAGATATTCTTAATTTCTCAGCGAATATCACCCCGCTTTCTGGAGATGCAAATCAGGATGATAATCAATTTGTGTATAAACAAACTGTTGTAGGTTCGTATGATCCGAATGATATCACTTGTCTTGAAGGAAATACAATTCCATTAGCAATGGTCGGAAAATACCTTCATTATATTGTAAATTTTGAAAATACAGGAACGGCTCCGGCAACCAATATTGTTGTGGAAATGGAGATTAATCCTGATGATTTTGATATTTCTTCATTACAGTTACAAAATACATCTCATAATTCTTACACTAAAATTACAGGCAATAAAGTAGAATTTATGATGAAGGATATTAACCTTGCAGCATCAGCCCACGGAAATATTGCATTGAAGATTAAATCTAAAAATAATTTGGTTTCAGGTGACAGTGTAAATAATAAAGCCAACATTTATTTCGATTATAATTTCCCTGTAGAAACCAATGAAGCAGTTACAAATATTGAAGCATCAACGTCATTATCTGCTGTAGATAGCAGTAAAGATAAAACTTCGGTAAATGTTTATCCAAACCCAACAAAAGGAGATGTAAACATCAATGCTGATTCTAAAATCAATTCAATTGAGATCTATGATGCGCAGGGAAGAATTATTCAGAAACAAATAGGAGTTAATTCTCAAAGCACGAAAGTTTCTATTCACAGTAATACTTCGGGAATGTATATTTTTAAAATAATTACAGAAAAAGAAACAATTACGAAAAAGATCATCAAAAACTAA